Proteins co-encoded in one Tachysurus fulvidraco isolate hzauxx_2018 chromosome 17, HZAU_PFXX_2.0, whole genome shotgun sequence genomic window:
- the ptcd3 gene encoding pentatricopeptide repeat domain-containing protein 3, mitochondrial isoform X2, translating to MASSCSHLVRQISKTGRLFNKNLKDPWHWRYFGLSPARCQEPAVAVSGSEGEIVIPRKKTWSKDAVLQALAATVNRDPTACHYMFQDDSYLTPRTSGEFKLYSLSQESGRNAAKYFINTYPRYFQKDFAEPHIPCLMPETVELQIEEVSEAALVERIRLRKVKAAVDMYDQLVQAGTPVSLDLTNELLDLICLYGDRDPLREDSPEQRTDEVGEEQDDSKRRKGRPRRASELLTIVWRENNNAQRIFNTMPERNSRSYGALIRGMVKYGAFSKAFDTYTDLLNNRLSADVHTFNALIIAAAEVKDKYSDKWDLIIDLLKQMAQQKVKPSLLTFNTVLKVLRRCGSLAKAQAFPVLNEMKALGIGPSLATYDHILGIFYKAATSAQGHTEILQEVLNEMSGKSFTVQDPNDVQFFPNAMRICLDNKDIEQAYRVHSLLEVGDNWQLLGDSYYQSIYYGRFFNLLCMMEHIDVVLKWYREFIPSLYYPNSQAIKDLLQALDTDNRLDLIPQIWKDIKRLGHDNRMDLLEQILSLMAREKQSAEVQNSFADCALDIKRLYMQTDHARVPLNWSTNSLSSITSILLAAERIQEAGETLNIFKATNRIPSEDLMNEFFACIKTHNDAQKAIELVQISASFCLPNTPHLIEKVQQEFELTDEQKVMLSDLESSTLD from the exons ATGGCGTCCTCCTGTTCGCACCTGGTGCGTCAAATTTCCAAGACTGGAcgattatttaataaaaacttaaaGGATCCCTGGCATTGGAG GTATTTTGGACTCAGTCCTGCTCGTTGTCAAGAACCTGCAGTTGCAGTGTCAG GCTCAGAAGGTGAAATTGTGATTCCAAGGAAGAAAACATG GAGTAAAGACGCTGTGTTGCAGGCTCTGGCAGCCACCGTGAATAGG gacCCTACTGCCTGTCATTACATGTTTCAGGATGATTCCTACCTCACACCGAGAACATCTGGAGAGTTT AAACTGTATTCTTTGTCCCAGGAATCGGGCAGAAATGCAGCTAAGTATTTCATTAACACGTACCCCAGGTACTTCCAGAAGGACTTTGCAGAACCGCATATTCCA TGTTTAATGCCAGAGACTGTGGAGCTGCAAATAGAGGAGGTGTCTGAAGCTGCCCTTGTGGAGCGCATTAGGCTGAGAAAGGTCAAGGCAGCTGTGGACATGTATGATCAACTTGTGCAGGCAG GCACTCCTGTATCACTGGATCTGACCAATGAGCTACTGGATCTGATTTGTCTATACGGAGATCGGGATCCACTACGAGAAGACTCCCCAGAACAGAGAACTGACGAAGTG GGAGAAGAGCAAGATGACTCAAAGCGGAGAAAGGGAAGACCACGAAGAGCCTCTGAGCTACTTACAATTGTATGGAG AGAGAATAATAACGCACAGAGGATCTTTAACACTATGCCAGAACGGAACAGTCGGTCGTATGGAGCGCTCATCAGGGGCATGGTGAAG TATGGAGCTTTCTCCAAGGCTTTTGACACGTACACAGACCTGCTGAACAACCGACTGTCTg CTGATGTGCACACCTTCAATGCTCTGATCATCGCTGCTGCAGAAGTAAAGGACAAATACAGTGATAAATGGGATCTGATCATT gacctgCTGAAGCAGATGGCTCAACAGAAGGTGAAGCCCAGCTTGCTGACATTTAACACTGTGCTGAAGGTACTGCGTCGGTGCGGCTCTTTGGCTAAAGCGCAGGCCTTCCCCGTCCTCAACGAGATGAAGGCCCTTGGCATCG GTCCCAGTTTGGCCACCTATGATCATATCCTTGGCATCTTTTATAAAGCTG CCACCTCGGCTCAAGGGCACACTGAGATCCTACAGGAAGTGTTAAATGAGATGTCAGGAAAAAGCTTTACTGTCCAGGACCCAAATGATG TGCAATTCTTCCCAAATGCGATGAGAATT TgcctggacaataaggacatcGAACAGGCTTACAGAGTGCACAGCCTGCTTGAAGTAGGGGACAACTGGCAACTTCTGGGGGACTCTTATTATCAGAGCATCTACTA TGGGCGGTTCTTTAACCTCCTGTGTATGATGGAGCACATTGATGTGGTGCTAAAGTGGTACAGAGAGTTTATTCCCTCA CTTTATTACCCCAATTCTCAAGCAATAAAAGACCTGCTTCAGGCACTTGACACGGACAACAGATTAGACCTGATTCCTCAGATATGGAAAG ATATCAAACGGTTGGGACATGACAATAGGATGGATCTGCTGGAGCAGATCCTTTCCCTTATGGCTCGGGAGAAACAAAGTGCAGAG GTTCAGAATTCATTTGCAGATTGTGCTCTGGATATAAAAAGACTGTACATGCAAACTGACCATGCCAGAGTGCCACTCAACTGGTCAACAAACTCCCTTAGTAGCATCACCTCCATCCTGCTGGCAGCAGAAAGGATACAGGAGGCTGG GGAAACGTTGAACATCTTCAAAGCCACCAACAGAATTCCATC TGAGGACCTGATGAATGAGTTTTTTGCCTGTATAAAGACACACAATGATGCTCAGAAGGCTATCGAGCTGGTCCAGATCTCTGCGAGTTTTTGCCTGCCTAACACCCCCCATCTTATTGAGAAGGTGCAGCAGGAGTTTGAGCTAACTGATGAGCAaaa AGTGATGTTATCAGACCTGGAGTCTTCCACACTGGACTGA
- the ptcd3 gene encoding pentatricopeptide repeat domain-containing protein 3, mitochondrial isoform X1: MASSCSHLVRQISKTGRLFNKNLKDPWHWRYFGLSPARCQEPAVAVSVQMSLHAQRLPLCDLLSGSEGEIVIPRKKTWSKDAVLQALAATVNRDPTACHYMFQDDSYLTPRTSGEFKLYSLSQESGRNAAKYFINTYPRYFQKDFAEPHIPCLMPETVELQIEEVSEAALVERIRLRKVKAAVDMYDQLVQAGTPVSLDLTNELLDLICLYGDRDPLREDSPEQRTDEVGEEQDDSKRRKGRPRRASELLTIVWRENNNAQRIFNTMPERNSRSYGALIRGMVKYGAFSKAFDTYTDLLNNRLSADVHTFNALIIAAAEVKDKYSDKWDLIIDLLKQMAQQKVKPSLLTFNTVLKVLRRCGSLAKAQAFPVLNEMKALGIGPSLATYDHILGIFYKAATSAQGHTEILQEVLNEMSGKSFTVQDPNDVQFFPNAMRICLDNKDIEQAYRVHSLLEVGDNWQLLGDSYYQSIYYGRFFNLLCMMEHIDVVLKWYREFIPSLYYPNSQAIKDLLQALDTDNRLDLIPQIWKDIKRLGHDNRMDLLEQILSLMAREKQSAEVQNSFADCALDIKRLYMQTDHARVPLNWSTNSLSSITSILLAAERIQEAGETLNIFKATNRIPSEDLMNEFFACIKTHNDAQKAIELVQISASFCLPNTPHLIEKVQQEFELTDEQKVMLSDLESSTLD, translated from the exons ATGGCGTCCTCCTGTTCGCACCTGGTGCGTCAAATTTCCAAGACTGGAcgattatttaataaaaacttaaaGGATCCCTGGCATTGGAG GTATTTTGGACTCAGTCCTGCTCGTTGTCAAGAACCTGCAGTTGCAGTGTCAG TTCAAATGAGTTTGCATGCTCAACGTCTTCCTCTTTGCGATTTGTTGTCAGGCTCAGAAGGTGAAATTGTGATTCCAAGGAAGAAAACATG GAGTAAAGACGCTGTGTTGCAGGCTCTGGCAGCCACCGTGAATAGG gacCCTACTGCCTGTCATTACATGTTTCAGGATGATTCCTACCTCACACCGAGAACATCTGGAGAGTTT AAACTGTATTCTTTGTCCCAGGAATCGGGCAGAAATGCAGCTAAGTATTTCATTAACACGTACCCCAGGTACTTCCAGAAGGACTTTGCAGAACCGCATATTCCA TGTTTAATGCCAGAGACTGTGGAGCTGCAAATAGAGGAGGTGTCTGAAGCTGCCCTTGTGGAGCGCATTAGGCTGAGAAAGGTCAAGGCAGCTGTGGACATGTATGATCAACTTGTGCAGGCAG GCACTCCTGTATCACTGGATCTGACCAATGAGCTACTGGATCTGATTTGTCTATACGGAGATCGGGATCCACTACGAGAAGACTCCCCAGAACAGAGAACTGACGAAGTG GGAGAAGAGCAAGATGACTCAAAGCGGAGAAAGGGAAGACCACGAAGAGCCTCTGAGCTACTTACAATTGTATGGAG AGAGAATAATAACGCACAGAGGATCTTTAACACTATGCCAGAACGGAACAGTCGGTCGTATGGAGCGCTCATCAGGGGCATGGTGAAG TATGGAGCTTTCTCCAAGGCTTTTGACACGTACACAGACCTGCTGAACAACCGACTGTCTg CTGATGTGCACACCTTCAATGCTCTGATCATCGCTGCTGCAGAAGTAAAGGACAAATACAGTGATAAATGGGATCTGATCATT gacctgCTGAAGCAGATGGCTCAACAGAAGGTGAAGCCCAGCTTGCTGACATTTAACACTGTGCTGAAGGTACTGCGTCGGTGCGGCTCTTTGGCTAAAGCGCAGGCCTTCCCCGTCCTCAACGAGATGAAGGCCCTTGGCATCG GTCCCAGTTTGGCCACCTATGATCATATCCTTGGCATCTTTTATAAAGCTG CCACCTCGGCTCAAGGGCACACTGAGATCCTACAGGAAGTGTTAAATGAGATGTCAGGAAAAAGCTTTACTGTCCAGGACCCAAATGATG TGCAATTCTTCCCAAATGCGATGAGAATT TgcctggacaataaggacatcGAACAGGCTTACAGAGTGCACAGCCTGCTTGAAGTAGGGGACAACTGGCAACTTCTGGGGGACTCTTATTATCAGAGCATCTACTA TGGGCGGTTCTTTAACCTCCTGTGTATGATGGAGCACATTGATGTGGTGCTAAAGTGGTACAGAGAGTTTATTCCCTCA CTTTATTACCCCAATTCTCAAGCAATAAAAGACCTGCTTCAGGCACTTGACACGGACAACAGATTAGACCTGATTCCTCAGATATGGAAAG ATATCAAACGGTTGGGACATGACAATAGGATGGATCTGCTGGAGCAGATCCTTTCCCTTATGGCTCGGGAGAAACAAAGTGCAGAG GTTCAGAATTCATTTGCAGATTGTGCTCTGGATATAAAAAGACTGTACATGCAAACTGACCATGCCAGAGTGCCACTCAACTGGTCAACAAACTCCCTTAGTAGCATCACCTCCATCCTGCTGGCAGCAGAAAGGATACAGGAGGCTGG GGAAACGTTGAACATCTTCAAAGCCACCAACAGAATTCCATC TGAGGACCTGATGAATGAGTTTTTTGCCTGTATAAAGACACACAATGATGCTCAGAAGGCTATCGAGCTGGTCCAGATCTCTGCGAGTTTTTGCCTGCCTAACACCCCCCATCTTATTGAGAAGGTGCAGCAGGAGTTTGAGCTAACTGATGAGCAaaa AGTGATGTTATCAGACCTGGAGTCTTCCACACTGGACTGA
- the immt gene encoding MICOS complex subunit MIC60 isoform X3 → MLRVCWKGANTAARKCLCENVAVPRQHCRHYASAGHSGSSAGKIVAASLLTVGGGLGGTILYAKWDPKFRTNIEKSVPYSEMLFELMLGPPPPPVSLPKKPAKFEPLQISSVSEATKDSKQPKVKGKAKEKQPDSAPVEPITAQTVEETPAKSLQTLEAEECHECTHHEPVLKERPMEEVAARLAQQDQAEQDTLAALSLGLEEALGTSAKLTLSAIGAQEAALLSINSHTHRLREAMDSEDSPDKKSAQWKELEDALSHRTHAVDQAGEALLQAKEQLERLRGTINSAKEAKIDAARPQILAAEENLHSMIVDLDKAVTKVQTAQTEAKIVSQYTELVKEAKAQFQRELSNITPEVQANWKGLTGKLSADDLNSLIAHAHRRIDQLNRELAEQRVREQIRIQTALDQQKHEHQRSVEQAVVTALEHHHEEMRLEQEKKVQEVREVMEAEMRTQLRRQAAAHTDHLRDVLKVQEQELREEAQESLSNKMIEQEMHYRRLAQEQLDSFTLDMNSAYGRLKGIEEAIDSHVIAEEKACKAHQLWLSVEALNYAMKTAEADSPSEPLEGAVLTIKESCAQDEFAQVLASALPEESIKRGIYSEASLRARFYEIRRLVRRVALIDETRNSLYQYFLSYLQSILLFEKEQEMPPSKLVPESLDPFKLLAYATYSVERGDLELAAKFVNQLHGEARRVAQDWLREARLTLETKQVVNLLSAYANAVGLGTTQAP, encoded by the exons ATGCTGCGTGTCTGTTGGAAAGGTGCAAACACAGCGGCACGG AAATGCCTGTGTGAAAATGTGGCGGTCCCCCGGCAACATTGCCGTCATTACGCGTCAGCTGGACATTCTGG GTCTTCTGCAGGTAAGATTGTTGCTGCCAGTCTCCTGACTGTGGGTGGAGGCCTGGGTGGTACAATCCTGTACGCTAAATGGGACCCAAAATTCAGAACAAATATTGAAAAGAGTGTACCCTATTCTGAGATGCTGTTTGAGCTGATGCTTggtccccctccaccaccggtCTCTTTGCCAAAGAAACCG GCAAAGTTTGAACCACTGCAGATATCGTCAGTGTCTGAAGCTACAAAAGACTCAAAACAGCCGAAAGTAAAAGGCAAAGCTAAGGAAAAGCAACCTGATTCAGCGCCTGTGGAACCCATCACTGCTCAGACTGTAGAGGAGACTCCAGCAAAGTCATTACAGACCCTGGAGG CTGAAGAATGTCATGAGTGTACTCACCATGAACCAGTACTGAAAGAGCGACCCATGGAGGAAGTGGCTGCCCGCTTGGCTCAGCAAGACCAGGCTGAACAGGATACTCTGGCTG CTTTATCACTTGGACTGGAGGAAGCCTTGGGAACCTCGGCCAAGCTAACCCTATCTGCCATTGGAGCCCAGGAAGCAGCGCTCCTCTCCATCAACAGCCATACACACAGACTCCGAGAGGCAATGGACTCCGAG GATTCTCCAGATAAGAAGTCAGCTCAGTGGAAAGAGCTGGAGGATGCACTCAGTCATCGCACCCATGCCGTGGACCAGGCTGGAGAGGCACTTCTCCAAGCCAA GGAACAGCTTGAGAGGCTCAGAGGAACGATCAACAGTGCCAAGGAAGCAAAGATTGATGCTGCCAGACCACAAATTCTGGCTGCAGAGGAAAATCTACACAGTATGATCGTGGATCTGGATAAAGCCGTAACCAAA GTGCAGACAGCTCAGACTGAGGCAAAGATTGTGTCTCAGTACACTGAGCTGGTGAAGGAAGCCAAGGCTCAGTTCCAAAGAGAGCTCAGCAACATTACACCTGAAGTCCAGGCAAACTGGAAGGGACTCA CAGGAAAGCTGAGTGCTGATGATCTGAATTCACTGATTGCCCACGCGCACCGCCGTATCGACCAGCTAAACCGTGAACTGGCTGAGCAGCGAGTGCGTGAGCAGATCCGTATCCAAACCGCACTGGACCAGCAGAAGCATGAGCACCAGAGATCTGTGGAACAGGCTGTTGTCACTGCACTGGAACACCACCATGAGGAGATGAGACTCGAGCAGGAGAAGAAA gtgCAGGAAGTGCGGGAGGTAATGGAGGCAGAAATGAGAACGCAGCTGCGAAGGCAGGCAGCCGCACACACTGACCACCTGCGCGATGTTCTGAAAGTGCAGGAACAGGAGCTGCGGGAGGAGGCTCAGGAG TCTCTGAGCAATAAGATGATTGAGCAGGAGATGCATTACCGCCGTTTGGCCCAGGAGCAGCTAGACTCCTTCACTCTGGATATGAACTCTGCCTATGGCAGGCTCAAGGGCATAGAGGAGGCCATTGACA GTCATGTAATTGCTGAGGAGAAAGCATGTAAAGCTCACCAGCTGTGGTTATCTGTGGAGGCTCTAAATTATGCAATGAAAACTGCGGAGGCAGATTCACCCTCCGAACCTCTAGAGGGCGCTGTGCTCACCATCAAAGAGAGTTGTGCACAAGATGAGTTTGCTCAAGTCTTGGCTTCAGCCCTGCCCGAGGAGTCAATAAAGCGTGGCATTTACAGTGAGGCCTCACTGCGTGCTCGCTTTTATGAAATCCGCCGGCTAGTCCGTCGCGTGGCGCTAATAGACGAGACACGTAACAGTCTTTACCAGTACTTCCTGTCCTACTTGCAATCCATCCTGCTTTTCGAGAAGGAACAAGAGATGCCACCCAGCAAGCTGGTACCAGAAAGCCTTGACCCTTTCAAGCTGCTTGCCTATGCCACCTACAGTGTGGAGCGTGGTGACCTTGAGCTAGCTGCTAAGTTTGTCAACCAGCTGCATGGCGAGGCAAGACGTGTGGCTCAGGACTGGCTCAGAGAAGCCCGGCTCACCCTAGAGACCAAACAGGTGGTCAATTTGCTGTCGGCGTATGCCAATGCAGTAGGCTTGGGCACCACACAGGCTCCTTAA
- the immt gene encoding MICOS complex subunit MIC60 isoform X2 codes for MLRVCWKGANTAARKCLCENVAVPRQHCRHYASAGHSGSSAGKIVAASLLTVGGGLGGTILYAKWDPKFRTNIEKSVPYSEMLFELMLGPPPPPVSLPKKPAKFEPLQISSVSEATKDSKQPKVKGKAKEKQPDSAPVEPITAQTVEETPAKSLQTLEEASAEAAHIISAISEVQSVPATVTSLETAAVPPTSTPSPSKPGAAEECHECTHHEPVLKERPMEEVAARLAQQDQAEQDTLAALSLGLEEALGTSAKLTLSAIGAQEAALLSINSHTHRLREAMDSEDSPDKKSAQWKELEDALSHRTHAVDQAGEALLQAKEQLERLRGTINSAKEAKIDAARPQILAAEENLHSMIVDLDKAVTKVQTAQTEAKIVSQYTELVKEAKAQFQRELSNITPEVQANWKGLRKLSADDLNSLIAHAHRRIDQLNRELAEQRVREQIRIQTALDQQKHEHQRSVEQAVVTALEHHHEEMRLEQEKKVQEVREVMEAEMRTQLRRQAAAHTDHLRDVLKVQEQELREEAQESLSNKMIEQEMHYRRLAQEQLDSFTLDMNSAYGRLKGIEEAIDSHVIAEEKACKAHQLWLSVEALNYAMKTAEADSPSEPLEGAVLTIKESCAQDEFAQVLASALPEESIKRGIYSEASLRARFYEIRRLVRRVALIDETRNSLYQYFLSYLQSILLFEKEQEMPPSKLVPESLDPFKLLAYATYSVERGDLELAAKFVNQLHGEARRVAQDWLREARLTLETKQVVNLLSAYANAVGLGTTQAP; via the exons ATGCTGCGTGTCTGTTGGAAAGGTGCAAACACAGCGGCACGG AAATGCCTGTGTGAAAATGTGGCGGTCCCCCGGCAACATTGCCGTCATTACGCGTCAGCTGGACATTCTGG GTCTTCTGCAGGTAAGATTGTTGCTGCCAGTCTCCTGACTGTGGGTGGAGGCCTGGGTGGTACAATCCTGTACGCTAAATGGGACCCAAAATTCAGAACAAATATTGAAAAGAGTGTACCCTATTCTGAGATGCTGTTTGAGCTGATGCTTggtccccctccaccaccggtCTCTTTGCCAAAGAAACCG GCAAAGTTTGAACCACTGCAGATATCGTCAGTGTCTGAAGCTACAAAAGACTCAAAACAGCCGAAAGTAAAAGGCAAAGCTAAGGAAAAGCAACCTGATTCAGCGCCTGTGGAACCCATCACTGCTCAGACTGTAGAGGAGACTCCAGCAAAGTCATTACAGACCCTGGAGG AGGCCTCAGCTGAGGCAGCCCATATAATTTCAGCCATCAGCGAGGTGCAGTCTGTTCCCGCAACGGTCACCAGTCTCGAGACAGCCGCCGTGCCCCCTACATCAACTCCCTCTCCGTCCAAGCCTGGGGCAG CTGAAGAATGTCATGAGTGTACTCACCATGAACCAGTACTGAAAGAGCGACCCATGGAGGAAGTGGCTGCCCGCTTGGCTCAGCAAGACCAGGCTGAACAGGATACTCTGGCTG CTTTATCACTTGGACTGGAGGAAGCCTTGGGAACCTCGGCCAAGCTAACCCTATCTGCCATTGGAGCCCAGGAAGCAGCGCTCCTCTCCATCAACAGCCATACACACAGACTCCGAGAGGCAATGGACTCCGAG GATTCTCCAGATAAGAAGTCAGCTCAGTGGAAAGAGCTGGAGGATGCACTCAGTCATCGCACCCATGCCGTGGACCAGGCTGGAGAGGCACTTCTCCAAGCCAA GGAACAGCTTGAGAGGCTCAGAGGAACGATCAACAGTGCCAAGGAAGCAAAGATTGATGCTGCCAGACCACAAATTCTGGCTGCAGAGGAAAATCTACACAGTATGATCGTGGATCTGGATAAAGCCGTAACCAAA GTGCAGACAGCTCAGACTGAGGCAAAGATTGTGTCTCAGTACACTGAGCTGGTGAAGGAAGCCAAGGCTCAGTTCCAAAGAGAGCTCAGCAACATTACACCTGAAGTCCAGGCAAACTGGAAGGGACTCA GAAAGCTGAGTGCTGATGATCTGAATTCACTGATTGCCCACGCGCACCGCCGTATCGACCAGCTAAACCGTGAACTGGCTGAGCAGCGAGTGCGTGAGCAGATCCGTATCCAAACCGCACTGGACCAGCAGAAGCATGAGCACCAGAGATCTGTGGAACAGGCTGTTGTCACTGCACTGGAACACCACCATGAGGAGATGAGACTCGAGCAGGAGAAGAAA gtgCAGGAAGTGCGGGAGGTAATGGAGGCAGAAATGAGAACGCAGCTGCGAAGGCAGGCAGCCGCACACACTGACCACCTGCGCGATGTTCTGAAAGTGCAGGAACAGGAGCTGCGGGAGGAGGCTCAGGAG TCTCTGAGCAATAAGATGATTGAGCAGGAGATGCATTACCGCCGTTTGGCCCAGGAGCAGCTAGACTCCTTCACTCTGGATATGAACTCTGCCTATGGCAGGCTCAAGGGCATAGAGGAGGCCATTGACA GTCATGTAATTGCTGAGGAGAAAGCATGTAAAGCTCACCAGCTGTGGTTATCTGTGGAGGCTCTAAATTATGCAATGAAAACTGCGGAGGCAGATTCACCCTCCGAACCTCTAGAGGGCGCTGTGCTCACCATCAAAGAGAGTTGTGCACAAGATGAGTTTGCTCAAGTCTTGGCTTCAGCCCTGCCCGAGGAGTCAATAAAGCGTGGCATTTACAGTGAGGCCTCACTGCGTGCTCGCTTTTATGAAATCCGCCGGCTAGTCCGTCGCGTGGCGCTAATAGACGAGACACGTAACAGTCTTTACCAGTACTTCCTGTCCTACTTGCAATCCATCCTGCTTTTCGAGAAGGAACAAGAGATGCCACCCAGCAAGCTGGTACCAGAAAGCCTTGACCCTTTCAAGCTGCTTGCCTATGCCACCTACAGTGTGGAGCGTGGTGACCTTGAGCTAGCTGCTAAGTTTGTCAACCAGCTGCATGGCGAGGCAAGACGTGTGGCTCAGGACTGGCTCAGAGAAGCCCGGCTCACCCTAGAGACCAAACAGGTGGTCAATTTGCTGTCGGCGTATGCCAATGCAGTAGGCTTGGGCACCACACAGGCTCCTTAA
- the immt gene encoding MICOS complex subunit MIC60 isoform X1, whose product MLRVCWKGANTAARKCLCENVAVPRQHCRHYASAGHSGSSAGKIVAASLLTVGGGLGGTILYAKWDPKFRTNIEKSVPYSEMLFELMLGPPPPPVSLPKKPAKFEPLQISSVSEATKDSKQPKVKGKAKEKQPDSAPVEPITAQTVEETPAKSLQTLEEASAEAAHIISAISEVQSVPATVTSLETAAVPPTSTPSPSKPGAAEECHECTHHEPVLKERPMEEVAARLAQQDQAEQDTLAALSLGLEEALGTSAKLTLSAIGAQEAALLSINSHTHRLREAMDSEDSPDKKSAQWKELEDALSHRTHAVDQAGEALLQAKEQLERLRGTINSAKEAKIDAARPQILAAEENLHSMIVDLDKAVTKVQTAQTEAKIVSQYTELVKEAKAQFQRELSNITPEVQANWKGLTGKLSADDLNSLIAHAHRRIDQLNRELAEQRVREQIRIQTALDQQKHEHQRSVEQAVVTALEHHHEEMRLEQEKKVQEVREVMEAEMRTQLRRQAAAHTDHLRDVLKVQEQELREEAQESLSNKMIEQEMHYRRLAQEQLDSFTLDMNSAYGRLKGIEEAIDSHVIAEEKACKAHQLWLSVEALNYAMKTAEADSPSEPLEGAVLTIKESCAQDEFAQVLASALPEESIKRGIYSEASLRARFYEIRRLVRRVALIDETRNSLYQYFLSYLQSILLFEKEQEMPPSKLVPESLDPFKLLAYATYSVERGDLELAAKFVNQLHGEARRVAQDWLREARLTLETKQVVNLLSAYANAVGLGTTQAP is encoded by the exons ATGCTGCGTGTCTGTTGGAAAGGTGCAAACACAGCGGCACGG AAATGCCTGTGTGAAAATGTGGCGGTCCCCCGGCAACATTGCCGTCATTACGCGTCAGCTGGACATTCTGG GTCTTCTGCAGGTAAGATTGTTGCTGCCAGTCTCCTGACTGTGGGTGGAGGCCTGGGTGGTACAATCCTGTACGCTAAATGGGACCCAAAATTCAGAACAAATATTGAAAAGAGTGTACCCTATTCTGAGATGCTGTTTGAGCTGATGCTTggtccccctccaccaccggtCTCTTTGCCAAAGAAACCG GCAAAGTTTGAACCACTGCAGATATCGTCAGTGTCTGAAGCTACAAAAGACTCAAAACAGCCGAAAGTAAAAGGCAAAGCTAAGGAAAAGCAACCTGATTCAGCGCCTGTGGAACCCATCACTGCTCAGACTGTAGAGGAGACTCCAGCAAAGTCATTACAGACCCTGGAGG AGGCCTCAGCTGAGGCAGCCCATATAATTTCAGCCATCAGCGAGGTGCAGTCTGTTCCCGCAACGGTCACCAGTCTCGAGACAGCCGCCGTGCCCCCTACATCAACTCCCTCTCCGTCCAAGCCTGGGGCAG CTGAAGAATGTCATGAGTGTACTCACCATGAACCAGTACTGAAAGAGCGACCCATGGAGGAAGTGGCTGCCCGCTTGGCTCAGCAAGACCAGGCTGAACAGGATACTCTGGCTG CTTTATCACTTGGACTGGAGGAAGCCTTGGGAACCTCGGCCAAGCTAACCCTATCTGCCATTGGAGCCCAGGAAGCAGCGCTCCTCTCCATCAACAGCCATACACACAGACTCCGAGAGGCAATGGACTCCGAG GATTCTCCAGATAAGAAGTCAGCTCAGTGGAAAGAGCTGGAGGATGCACTCAGTCATCGCACCCATGCCGTGGACCAGGCTGGAGAGGCACTTCTCCAAGCCAA GGAACAGCTTGAGAGGCTCAGAGGAACGATCAACAGTGCCAAGGAAGCAAAGATTGATGCTGCCAGACCACAAATTCTGGCTGCAGAGGAAAATCTACACAGTATGATCGTGGATCTGGATAAAGCCGTAACCAAA GTGCAGACAGCTCAGACTGAGGCAAAGATTGTGTCTCAGTACACTGAGCTGGTGAAGGAAGCCAAGGCTCAGTTCCAAAGAGAGCTCAGCAACATTACACCTGAAGTCCAGGCAAACTGGAAGGGACTCA CAGGAAAGCTGAGTGCTGATGATCTGAATTCACTGATTGCCCACGCGCACCGCCGTATCGACCAGCTAAACCGTGAACTGGCTGAGCAGCGAGTGCGTGAGCAGATCCGTATCCAAACCGCACTGGACCAGCAGAAGCATGAGCACCAGAGATCTGTGGAACAGGCTGTTGTCACTGCACTGGAACACCACCATGAGGAGATGAGACTCGAGCAGGAGAAGAAA gtgCAGGAAGTGCGGGAGGTAATGGAGGCAGAAATGAGAACGCAGCTGCGAAGGCAGGCAGCCGCACACACTGACCACCTGCGCGATGTTCTGAAAGTGCAGGAACAGGAGCTGCGGGAGGAGGCTCAGGAG TCTCTGAGCAATAAGATGATTGAGCAGGAGATGCATTACCGCCGTTTGGCCCAGGAGCAGCTAGACTCCTTCACTCTGGATATGAACTCTGCCTATGGCAGGCTCAAGGGCATAGAGGAGGCCATTGACA GTCATGTAATTGCTGAGGAGAAAGCATGTAAAGCTCACCAGCTGTGGTTATCTGTGGAGGCTCTAAATTATGCAATGAAAACTGCGGAGGCAGATTCACCCTCCGAACCTCTAGAGGGCGCTGTGCTCACCATCAAAGAGAGTTGTGCACAAGATGAGTTTGCTCAAGTCTTGGCTTCAGCCCTGCCCGAGGAGTCAATAAAGCGTGGCATTTACAGTGAGGCCTCACTGCGTGCTCGCTTTTATGAAATCCGCCGGCTAGTCCGTCGCGTGGCGCTAATAGACGAGACACGTAACAGTCTTTACCAGTACTTCCTGTCCTACTTGCAATCCATCCTGCTTTTCGAGAAGGAACAAGAGATGCCACCCAGCAAGCTGGTACCAGAAAGCCTTGACCCTTTCAAGCTGCTTGCCTATGCCACCTACAGTGTGGAGCGTGGTGACCTTGAGCTAGCTGCTAAGTTTGTCAACCAGCTGCATGGCGAGGCAAGACGTGTGGCTCAGGACTGGCTCAGAGAAGCCCGGCTCACCCTAGAGACCAAACAGGTGGTCAATTTGCTGTCGGCGTATGCCAATGCAGTAGGCTTGGGCACCACACAGGCTCCTTAA